The Corynebacterium sphenisci DSM 44792 genome includes the window CCGGTGGCCGCGGTGGTCTTCGCGCGCACCCCGCGCCGCCGGCTGCTGCCGGCGGCGCTGGGCGCCTTCATCGCCGCCAACGCGGCGATGACCCTGGTGGACCATTACGCGGCGGCGATGCTGCTGCGGGTGGCCTCCGCGGCGGCGGCCGCCGCCGCGGTGCCCGCCATCTTCGCCGCGGTCGCGGATCTCTCCCCCGAGGAGCGGCGGGGCCGCAACCTGGCGGTGCTGTCCACCGCGGCGACGGTGTCCATCGCCGTCGGCGTGCCCTGCGGCACCTGGCTGGCCGCCCGCGGCGGCTGGCACGCCGCCTTCGCGGCGATGGCCGCCCTGGGCGCGGTGGCCCTGGTGGTGCTCGCGCTCACCCTGCCGGCGCCGCCGACCCCGCCGGCGACGCCGCTGCGCGAGCAGTTGGCGGTGCTCGCCGGGCGCCGGATCTCCCTGGCCCTGCTCGGCGCGGCGGTGGCCGTCGCCGGCGCGCTGACCCTGGTCACCTACATCGCCCCCTACCTGGAGCAGACCCTGGGCCGGGCGGATCTGCGGCCGGCCCTGTTCGCCGTCTTCGGGATCTGCGCCACGGCGGGCACCCTGCTCGGCGGGGCGGTCAGCGACCGGATCGGCCCGGACCGGACCATCGTGACCGGCCTGGGCGCCTACGTCCTGGTGCTGCTCGGCTTCGCCGCCGCCTGGTGGGCCCGCCCGGTGGGGCTGCCGGCCTTCATCCCGCTGGTGCTGGCCTGGGGCGTCTTCACGCACTGGTCCGCCCCGGCGATCCAGGTGCGGCTGCACCAGTTGGCCGGGCCCCTGGCCACCCAGGCGCTGGCGCTGAACAGCTCCCTGGGCGCGGTGGGCGTGGCCGCCGGGGCGGCGCTCGGCGGGCTGCTGCTCACCATCGGCCCGGTGGGGGTGCTGCCGGTGGCCGGGGCGGTGCTCGCCGGCATCGGCCTGGCCCTGCTGCGGGCCGCCTTCCGCGGGGCCCCCGAGCCGGCCCCGGCCGGGCCCGCCGGCGGGGGATAGGCCGGTGCGCCCGGCCCGCCCCGGGGCGCCCTCGCCGGGGAGGGATCGGGCGCGGGGCGGGGGCGCTGGTAGACTCGCACCGTCATACGACCGTTACCTAACCTGCGTGGCAGTCGTCCGGGGCATCCCGCGCCCCGGGCCGGCCGGCCACGCACCAGGAGGATGCACGTGCCCACCGGATTCCTGGCGGCGCTGCGCGACCCCGACCTGCGGAAGAAGATCCTGTTCACCCTGGGCATGGTCATCCTCTACCGCATCGGCGCGCAGATCCCGACCCCCGGCGTCGACTACAACCTG containing:
- a CDS encoding MFS transporter, with protein sequence MPGSSWWLAGPCLALLAFFIDDYIVAGLLPEVSAGLGVGEAAAGQLVTVFSLTMAVATPVAAVVFARTPRRRLLPAALGAFIAANAAMTLVDHYAAAMLLRVASAAAAAAAVPAIFAAVADLSPEERRGRNLAVLSTAATVSIAVGVPCGTWLAARGGWHAAFAAMAALGAVALVVLALTLPAPPTPPATPLREQLAVLAGRRISLALLGAAVAVAGALTLVTYIAPYLEQTLGRADLRPALFAVFGICATAGTLLGGAVSDRIGPDRTIVTGLGAYVLVLLGFAAAWWARPVGLPAFIPLVLAWGVFTHWSAPAIQVRLHQLAGPLATQALALNSSLGAVGVAAGAALGGLLLTIGPVGVLPVAGAVLAGIGLALLRAAFRGAPEPAPAGPAGGG